Proteins encoded by one window of Bauldia sp.:
- a CDS encoding class I adenylate-forming enzyme family protein, producing the protein MRLEQYLNDSAVRFAKRIAVVAGGREHSYGELARSSNRVAAALAARGIGRGDRVALFMDDNFEAVVCAFAVLKAGAVATPIEPTTDADALARALVRTGAVAIATEARLASVAALATARARAIRLVLLCGGDRATASASCMIFEDIAGGIGPGPELKRAGPASDLALLMSSPGPDGAPAESGLTHAEVIAAAGVTPQEKRAFSAVLSYYGLCQLFATVRAGATLVLATPSALRRALAAQIADDDGAVPALVA; encoded by the coding sequence ATGCGCTTAGAGCAGTATCTCAACGACAGTGCCGTGCGCTTCGCCAAGCGGATCGCCGTGGTGGCCGGCGGACGCGAGCATTCGTATGGTGAGCTCGCGCGGAGCTCGAACCGCGTCGCGGCGGCGCTGGCGGCCCGCGGCATCGGGCGGGGCGATCGCGTCGCGCTTTTCATGGACGATAATTTCGAGGCGGTGGTCTGCGCCTTCGCCGTGCTGAAGGCGGGCGCGGTGGCGACGCCGATCGAGCCGACGACGGACGCCGACGCCCTGGCGCGGGCGCTGGTGCGCACGGGCGCAGTGGCAATCGCGACCGAGGCGCGGCTGGCATCGGTGGCGGCGTTGGCGACGGCGCGCGCGCGTGCCATCCGGCTGGTGCTGCTGTGCGGCGGCGACCGCGCGACCGCGAGCGCGAGCTGCATGATTTTCGAGGACATCGCCGGCGGCATCGGGCCCGGCCCCGAGCTCAAGCGGGCGGGCCCGGCCTCCGATCTGGCGCTGCTGATGTCGTCGCCGGGGCCGGATGGCGCACCCGCCGAATCGGGACTGACGCATGCCGAAGTCATCGCGGCGGCAGGCGTGACGCCGCAGGAGAAACGCGCGTTTTCGGCGGTGCTCAGCTATTACGGCCTTTGCCAGTTGTTCGCCACGGTGCGGGCCGGCGCGACGCTGGTGCTGGCGACGCCGTCGGCACTCCGCCGCGCGCTTGCCGCGCAGATCGCCGACGATGACGGCGCCGTTCCGGCGCTGGTGGCATAG
- a CDS encoding ATP-grasp domain-containing protein → MNERKLHPGEVADASAALGAVNPQLSAAEKPGTRLPGALIIGGAHGSLAIARSLGERGIPVWVATGGHPVVRFSRFRAKTVAWSSDEPDAVAKLIAIARTNKLENWVLFAGGDAEVKLVAEHHDELAAVFRLTTPPWETTRWAHDKRLTYERAATVGVDAPRSFYPKDRDDVAAQDFAYPVILKPTSRDTTNAFTLAKVWRAGDRAALLALYDRAVAMVGAPAVVLQELIPGDGMHQFSYAALWDRGAPVASLVARRTRQYPVDFGYTSTCVETVDRPEVEAAAVKFLKSLDYSGLVEVEFKYDDRDRRYKILDVNPRAWSWTALGAAAGVDFPYLAWRLAVGEPLLPLVRARPGVVWMHLSRDIVAAAQEWARGNLSIRDYLSVFRKPIVFAAFSGNDPLPAIADLPLVLWRYLSRRLPARLRSLKH, encoded by the coding sequence TTGAACGAGCGCAAACTGCACCCCGGCGAGGTTGCCGATGCTTCGGCCGCACTGGGCGCCGTTAATCCCCAACTCTCGGCCGCGGAAAAGCCCGGCACCAGGCTGCCCGGCGCGCTCATCATCGGCGGCGCGCACGGTTCGCTCGCGATCGCGCGCAGTCTCGGCGAGCGCGGCATTCCGGTGTGGGTCGCGACCGGTGGCCATCCGGTCGTCCGCTTCTCGCGCTTCCGTGCGAAGACCGTCGCCTGGTCGAGCGACGAGCCCGACGCCGTCGCCAAACTCATCGCCATCGCCCGCACCAACAAACTCGAAAACTGGGTCCTGTTCGCCGGCGGCGACGCCGAGGTGAAGCTCGTCGCCGAGCATCACGACGAACTCGCCGCCGTGTTCCGTCTGACCACGCCGCCGTGGGAAACGACCCGCTGGGCCCACGACAAGCGCCTCACCTACGAGCGCGCCGCCACCGTCGGCGTCGATGCGCCGCGCAGCTTCTACCCGAAGGACCGCGACGACGTCGCCGCGCAGGACTTCGCCTACCCGGTGATCCTCAAGCCGACCAGCCGCGACACCACCAACGCCTTCACCCTCGCCAAGGTCTGGCGCGCCGGCGACCGCGCCGCGCTGCTCGCCCTCTACGACCGCGCCGTGGCGATGGTCGGCGCGCCGGCGGTGGTGCTGCAGGAGCTGATCCCCGGCGACGGCATGCACCAGTTTTCCTATGCCGCCCTTTGGGATCGCGGCGCCCCCGTCGCCTCGCTGGTCGCGCGCCGCACGCGGCAATATCCCGTCGACTTCGGCTACACCAGCACCTGCGTCGAGACCGTCGACCGGCCCGAGGTCGAAGCCGCGGCCGTCAAATTCCTGAAGTCGCTCGACTACAGCGGCCTGGTCGAGGTCGAGTTCAAGTACGACGACCGCGACCGCCGCTACAAGATTCTCGACGTCAATCCGCGTGCCTGGTCGTGGACCGCGCTCGGCGCCGCCGCCGGCGTCGATTTCCCCTATCTCGCCTGGCGCCTCGCCGTCGGCGAGCCGCTGCTGCCGCTCGTCCGCGCCCGCCCCGGCGTCGTCTGGATGCATCTGTCGCGCGACATCGTCGCCGCCGCGCAAGAATGGGCGCGCGGCAACCTCAGCATCCGCGACTACCTGTCGGTGTTCCGCAAGCCGATCGTCTTCGCGGCCTTCTCCGGCAACGATCCCCTGCCCGCAATCGCCGACCTGCCGCTCGTCCTGTGGCGCTACCTCAGCCGCCGCCTGCCGGCGCGCCTTCGCAGTCTCAAGCATTAA
- a CDS encoding FAD-dependent monooxygenase has translation MVTRQTDIAIIGGGLAGSATAAMLGRADIDALLVDPHPVYPPDFRCEKLDRDQVRVLTTTGLEDAVRRASSTSGDVWIARRGPAHVERKTLGQYYFHYDTLVNAIRGAIPPAVPLVESKAAAIATGEQRQQVTLANGDEIWRG, from the coding sequence GTGGTCACCCGGCAAACGGACATAGCAATCATCGGCGGCGGTCTCGCTGGCTCCGCCACCGCCGCGATGCTCGGCCGTGCCGACATCGACGCGCTGCTGGTCGATCCGCACCCGGTCTACCCGCCCGATTTCCGCTGCGAGAAACTCGACCGCGACCAGGTGCGCGTGCTCACGACCACCGGCCTCGAGGATGCGGTGCGGCGTGCCTCATCGACGAGCGGCGACGTGTGGATCGCCCGTCGCGGGCCCGCCCATGTCGAGAGGAAGACGCTCGGCCAGTATTATTTCCACTACGACACGCTGGTGAATGCGATCCGCGGCGCCATCCCGCCGGCGGTTCCCCTGGTCGAAAGCAAGGCCGCGGCGATCGCGACCGGCGAGCAACGCCAGCAGGTGACGCTCGCCAACGGCGACGAAATCTGGCGCGGCTGA
- a CDS encoding GNAT family N-acetyltransferase: protein MSSRHALVSHADGFAPVLLQAFVPAERAPTEQSIEIGIVGDLAGVEAEWRALEKIADGTPFQTFDWLATWQRHVGAANGNRPAIVTGRDREGNLLFIFALAIERKLGVRCLTWLGSALCDYNGPLLRQDFAARVGANFPLLWRQILALLRAHPDFRFDYVDLSKMVDAVGGQRNPFFDLDVQPNPNGAYVANLGDNWDAYYAAKRSGPTRKKERKQLKQLGEHGAVAFSTVHEPADIAATVETLMMQKSRSFTRLGVANNFERPGHRAFYLDLVSNPQAQDLIEVSRLDVGATIAATSLGLRFGDGYYLVLSSYQDGELARFGPGRAHLNELIRHTIDAKMRRFDFTIGDEPYKRDWADGVVRPHDHLAAATLRGRAMVAAILGFRAAKRFVKQTPMLWEAYSRLRAWRGARAAGKQTAVPVADNAEAE, encoded by the coding sequence GTGTCCAGCCGCCACGCTCTTGTTTCACACGCCGACGGGTTTGCGCCTGTCCTTCTGCAGGCGTTCGTTCCGGCGGAACGCGCGCCGACGGAACAAAGCATCGAGATCGGCATCGTCGGCGACCTCGCTGGGGTCGAGGCCGAATGGCGAGCGCTTGAAAAGATCGCCGACGGCACGCCCTTCCAGACCTTCGACTGGCTCGCCACCTGGCAGCGCCATGTCGGGGCCGCCAACGGCAACCGCCCGGCGATCGTCACAGGTCGCGACCGCGAGGGCAATCTTCTCTTCATCTTCGCGCTGGCGATCGAGCGCAAGCTCGGCGTGCGCTGCCTGACATGGCTGGGCTCGGCGCTCTGCGACTACAACGGGCCGCTGCTTCGGCAGGACTTCGCGGCGCGCGTCGGCGCCAATTTCCCACTGCTGTGGCGCCAGATTCTGGCGCTGCTCAGGGCGCATCCGGATTTTCGTTTCGACTACGTCGACCTGTCGAAGATGGTCGACGCCGTTGGCGGGCAGCGCAACCCGTTCTTCGATCTCGATGTGCAGCCGAATCCGAACGGCGCCTATGTTGCCAACCTCGGCGACAATTGGGATGCGTACTACGCTGCCAAGCGCTCAGGGCCGACGCGCAAGAAGGAACGCAAGCAGCTCAAGCAGCTCGGCGAGCACGGCGCTGTCGCCTTCTCCACCGTGCACGAGCCCGCGGATATCGCGGCGACGGTAGAGACGCTCATGATGCAGAAGTCGCGCTCCTTCACGCGGCTCGGCGTCGCCAACAATTTCGAGCGGCCGGGTCATCGGGCGTTTTATCTCGACCTCGTGTCCAATCCGCAGGCGCAGGATCTCATCGAGGTCAGCCGTCTCGACGTCGGGGCGACGATCGCCGCCACGAGCCTCGGGCTGCGCTTCGGCGACGGCTACTATCTGGTGCTTTCCAGCTACCAGGACGGCGAGCTTGCGCGTTTCGGTCCCGGACGGGCGCACCTCAACGAGCTCATCCGGCACACCATCGACGCCAAGATGCGGCGCTTCGATTTCACCATCGGCGACGAACCCTATAAGCGCGACTGGGCCGACGGCGTCGTGCGGCCGCACGATCATCTCGCGGCGGCGACGCTCCGCGGCCGCGCGATGGTCGCTGCGATCCTGGGCTTCCGGGCGGCGAAGCGGTTCGTCAAGCAAACGCCGATGCTGTGGGAGGCTTATAGCCGCCTGCGGGCGTGGCGCGGAGCGCGGGCGGCGGGGAAGCAGACCGCGGTGCCCGTGGCGGACAACGCCGAAGCCGAGTAG
- a CDS encoding GNAT family N-acetyltransferase, whose protein sequence is MVLAPTTGLPAGGKIMSVVEERQALFDPRIDAKSAGRSAARGLDGHLGLTIVHDLAEMETVWRAFEATADCTAFQTYDWHAAWQWHIGAQRGVIPAIVVGRARGKVAFILPLAIERGRIVRRLIWHASELCDYNAPLLAPDFADAVTGDFGAVFGQAMRAIAAETPFDAVVLTRMPAVVGAQRNPMLDLDATLNPSGAYLMAIAGPWEKFYKDKRSSATRRHDRSKRKRLAEFGAVEFVTAVEPCDIEKTLDALFAQKAASFATRGVSNFLARPGTRDFFRALGADPAFRDILHVARLKVGSRPRPISGWSSAAATITCWQAMTPGRWRASGQARRTCTN, encoded by the coding sequence ATGGTGTTAGCACCTACAACAGGGCTCCCAGCGGGCGGAAAAATCATGTCAGTGGTCGAGGAACGCCAGGCCCTTTTCGATCCGCGGATCGACGCGAAATCGGCCGGACGTTCGGCTGCTCGCGGCCTGGATGGGCACCTCGGCCTGACAATCGTACATGACCTCGCCGAGATGGAAACCGTCTGGCGCGCCTTCGAGGCGACGGCCGACTGCACGGCGTTCCAGACCTACGATTGGCATGCGGCGTGGCAGTGGCACATCGGCGCCCAACGCGGCGTGATCCCGGCGATCGTCGTCGGGCGGGCACGGGGCAAGGTTGCCTTCATCCTGCCGCTGGCGATCGAGCGCGGTCGCATCGTGCGCCGGCTGATCTGGCATGCCTCGGAGCTTTGCGACTACAACGCGCCGCTGCTCGCGCCGGATTTCGCCGACGCCGTCACGGGCGACTTCGGTGCTGTGTTCGGGCAGGCGATGCGCGCAATCGCGGCAGAGACGCCGTTCGACGCGGTGGTGCTGACGAGGATGCCGGCCGTGGTCGGCGCCCAGCGCAACCCGATGCTCGATCTCGATGCGACGCTCAATCCGAGCGGCGCGTATCTCATGGCCATCGCCGGGCCGTGGGAGAAATTCTACAAGGACAAGCGTTCGTCGGCGACGCGGCGGCACGATCGCTCCAAGCGCAAGCGTCTCGCCGAGTTCGGGGCGGTGGAATTCGTGACCGCGGTCGAGCCCTGCGATATCGAGAAGACACTTGACGCGCTGTTCGCGCAAAAGGCGGCGTCGTTCGCGACCCGCGGTGTTTCCAATTTCCTGGCGCGGCCCGGCACGCGCGATTTCTTCCGCGCGCTCGGCGCCGATCCGGCCTTTCGCGACATCCTGCATGTCGCGCGGCTGAAGGTGGGGTCACGGCCGCGACCAATCTCGGGCTGGTCTTCCGCGGCCGCTACTATCACGTGCTGGCAAGCTATGACGCCGGGCCGGTGGCGCGCTTCGGGCCAGGCACGGCGCACCTGCACGAATTGA
- a CDS encoding carbohydrate kinase, with protein MIVSCGEALIDFLPRQATDGSAVFAPFAGGSPFNVAIAIGRLGTPAGFFGGLSTDLFGDILRRSLHASGVDTSLANFSDRPTTLAFVSLSEGNARYAFFDEHSAGRMLTENDVPALPKTVTALHFGSFSLAEEPCGSTLEYLMQREFADRVISLDVNVRPTLIKNRDGYLARIDRLVAMADIVKLSEEDLAWLHESLSFDDLAARYLKLGAKIVVLTKGGDGAVAISHHAKVSVPGIAVKVADTVGAGDTFSAATLARLDQKTLLTKARMAQLSADELTDALTFAANAAAVTVSRPGANPPWLNELP; from the coding sequence ATGATCGTCTCCTGCGGCGAAGCCCTGATCGATTTCCTGCCCCGCCAGGCGACTGACGGATCGGCCGTTTTCGCCCCGTTCGCCGGCGGCTCGCCGTTCAACGTCGCCATCGCCATCGGCCGCCTCGGCACGCCGGCGGGATTCTTCGGCGGCCTCTCGACCGATCTTTTCGGCGACATCCTGCGCCGCTCGCTGCACGCCTCCGGCGTCGACACCAGCCTCGCAAATTTCAGCGACCGCCCGACCACGCTGGCCTTCGTCAGCCTGTCGGAGGGCAACGCGCGCTACGCCTTCTTCGACGAACATTCGGCGGGCAGGATGCTGACCGAGAACGACGTCCCCGCGCTGCCCAAGACAGTGACCGCCCTCCACTTCGGCTCCTTCAGCCTCGCCGAGGAACCGTGCGGCTCGACGCTCGAATATCTGATGCAGCGCGAATTCGCCGACCGCGTGATCTCCCTCGACGTCAACGTCCGCCCGACGCTGATCAAGAATCGCGACGGCTACCTCGCCCGCATCGATCGCCTTGTCGCGATGGCCGACATCGTCAAGCTGAGCGAGGAGGATCTCGCGTGGCTGCACGAGTCGCTGTCCTTCGATGACCTCGCCGCCCGCTATCTGAAGCTCGGCGCAAAGATCGTGGTGCTCACCAAGGGCGGCGACGGCGCCGTCGCGATTTCGCACCATGCCAAAGTCAGCGTCCCGGGCATCGCGGTGAAAGTCGCCGACACCGTCGGCGCGGGCGACACCTTCAGCGCCGCGACCCTCGCTCGCCTCGACCAGAAGACGCTGCTGACCAAAGCGCGCATGGCGCAACTGAGCGCGGACGAACTCACCGATGCCCTGACCTTTGCCGCCAATGCAGCGGCGGTCACCGTCTCGCGCCCCGGCGCCAACCCGCCATGGCTCAACGAGCTGCCTTGA
- a CDS encoding FGGY family carbohydrate kinase — protein MHFLGIDIGTSAVKAVLVNEAQAVVAQASAPIATRQPRPGWSEQEPEDWWRATERVVGHLYNEATAAFLDTRAIGLSGQMHGAVILDAGGLPVRPAMVWNDGRAVAECAVLTDAVPGLAEIAGVIAMPGFTAPKLMWLRTHEPENFARIRRVVLAKDFVRLRLTGEIATDTCDAAGTLILDEARRDWSDAILAAVGVAREQMPRLLEGNAVSGLLRPGIAASWGLRHPVVVAAGGGDSAAGAVGIGAIDDGDSFLSLGTSAQIFVTRDRYEPKPATLIHAFAHVLPGSMVRAGRRCSTARRSRLDRAGRRRGCRDVAGASGGAVRGAGERDVPAVSRRRADAAQTIRMRAARLPGWSNATSPLDLVQAVLDGVALSLADGQQAFGNAALSPLPMIGGGARSRFWMRLISAAMGRPLLRVSGGDNGPAFGAARLARMAVSGETPEAVCTKPAWRR, from the coding sequence ATGCACTTCCTCGGCATCGATATCGGCACATCGGCGGTGAAGGCCGTCCTCGTCAACGAGGCGCAGGCGGTGGTCGCGCAGGCGAGCGCGCCCATCGCGACGCGCCAGCCGCGCCCGGGCTGGTCGGAGCAGGAGCCGGAGGATTGGTGGCGGGCGACGGAGCGCGTGGTCGGCCATCTCTACAACGAGGCCACCGCCGCGTTTCTGGATACACGCGCGATCGGCCTGTCCGGTCAGATGCACGGTGCGGTCATACTCGATGCCGGCGGCCTGCCGGTCCGGCCGGCGATGGTCTGGAATGACGGCCGTGCCGTAGCCGAGTGCGCGGTGCTGACCGACGCGGTGCCGGGTTTGGCCGAAATTGCCGGCGTCATCGCGATGCCGGGGTTCACCGCGCCGAAGCTTATGTGGCTGCGAACGCATGAGCCGGAGAATTTCGCGCGCATTCGCCGCGTCGTGCTGGCGAAGGATTTCGTGCGCTTGCGCCTCACGGGTGAGATCGCGACCGACACGTGCGACGCCGCCGGCACGCTGATCCTCGATGAGGCGCGGCGTGACTGGTCGGATGCGATCCTTGCCGCGGTCGGCGTGGCACGGGAGCAGATGCCGCGGCTGCTGGAAGGAAATGCGGTATCCGGGTTGCTGCGGCCGGGCATCGCGGCGTCGTGGGGGTTGCGCCATCCGGTCGTCGTGGCCGCCGGCGGCGGAGACTCTGCGGCCGGCGCGGTCGGCATCGGCGCGATCGACGACGGAGACTCGTTTCTCTCGCTCGGAACGTCGGCGCAGATTTTCGTGACGCGCGATCGGTACGAGCCGAAGCCGGCGACGTTGATTCACGCATTCGCGCATGTGCTGCCGGGGTCGATGGTTCGAGCAGGGCGGCGCTGCTCAACGGCGCGGCGCTCTCGACTGGATCGCGCGGGTCGTCGGCGCGGATGTCGAGACGTTGCTGGCGCAAGCGGAGGCGCGGTTCGCGGGGCCGGCGAGCGTGATGTTCCTGCCGTATCTCGCCGGCGAGCGGACGCCGCTCAAACGATCCGGATGCGCGCGGCGCGTTTGCCGGGCTGGAGTAATGCGACGTCGCCGCTCGATCTGGTCCAGGCCGTGCTGGATGGCGTGGCGCTGTCGCTGGCCGACGGGCAGCAAGCCTTTGGCAATGCAGCCCTTTCGCCGCTGCCGATGATCGGTGGCGGGGCGCGCAGCCGGTTCTGGATGCGGCTGATTTCCGCGGCGATGGGGCGTCCGTTGCTGAGGGTTTCCGGCGGCGACAACGGGCCGGCGTTCGGTGCCGCGAGGCTGGCGCGGATGGCGGTTTCCGGGGAAACGCCGGAAGCGGTTTGCACCAAGCCGGCGTGGAGGAGGTGA